The following are from one region of the Cloacibacterium sp. TD35 genome:
- the smpB gene encoding SsrA-binding protein SmpB has product MKIEKTINILNKRAKFEYEILEQIEAGIVLTGTEIKALRSSKASITESFCQFIENELFVVNMSIDEYKLGTFYNHKIKRERKLLLHKKELQKFQRKLKDVGMTVVPLKLYINDRGKAKMLIALGKGKKLFDKRETIKNRENKRNLDRILKKT; this is encoded by the coding sequence ATGAAGATAGAAAAAACCATAAATATTTTAAATAAACGAGCAAAATTCGAATATGAAATTTTAGAACAGATAGAAGCAGGAATTGTTCTCACGGGAACCGAAATTAAAGCGCTTCGTTCGTCTAAAGCATCTATTACAGAGAGTTTTTGTCAGTTTATAGAAAATGAGTTGTTCGTTGTGAATATGAGTATTGATGAGTATAAATTGGGAACTTTTTATAATCATAAAATCAAAAGAGAGCGTAAACTCTTATTACACAAGAAAGAATTGCAAAAGTTTCAAAGAAAGTTGAAAGATGTAGGAATGACTGTAGTGCCGCTTAAGCTATATATAAATGATAGAGGCAAGGCAAAAATGCTTATAGCACTAGGAAAAGGGAAGAAACTTTTTGATAAAAGAGAAACAATAAAAAACAGAGAAAATAAAAGAAATTTAGACAGAATATTAAAGAAAACCTAA